Below is a genomic region from Fundulus heteroclitus isolate FHET01 chromosome 5, MU-UCD_Fhet_4.1, whole genome shotgun sequence.
ATAAAACTTCATATTTTCATGAAGGATGGTCCAGCGGTTCCTTTGGTAAAGCAGCTGATTATAATGGTGTTGGGTCCCTACTTTCACAGCAGTCTCTGGTGTTTTCCAGCACAGCTGCACAGTTGCCACTAGGGGGAGTGCTAACATTATCCTGCGCGGACCCACAGGCTTCGCTTCAGTCTTTTTTCATTTatacagaaacaaaaatctttGAAATACTTCTGTTTCCGTTTCTTGTTCcgtctgttttcttttaacagaaTCCTACATTtagagaaaacaacacaaagattCATACAGCCATCTCACTGCTCCACTTTGAGACAAATGGCTCTTTAAATCCACAGTGAGCCCTCATAAGTGTTTGGTCTGGGCCCACATTGGTTCAAATAACTCATTGCTGTTCAAAAATCTATTACCAAGAAAATTTGCTACATTTCTAAAACTGGATGTAGTATTATAAGAGCACCTTTGGTCAAAGGGTTTGTGTTCCTTCAGACCAGTCAGCATATTGAAGTAATTCATTTTCCAGCTATTACCAACAGGGAAGACTTTCCTActatgtaaacatttgttttcctcTCTTTAATCTCTGTTGTTTTGGTTGAAGGTAAAGAGCAGCATGGGTTTATAGATCTGGAGATGCTCCCACCTGAACTAGGTATTACCATCCTCTCCTACCTGAATGCTACGGATCTATGCCTGGCTGGCTGTGTCTGGCAGGACCTGGGACATGATGAATATCTGTGGCAGGGGTACGCACCTTCTCTTTGTTTATACTATCAGTTTGTTCTCATTATGTTACATTTAAGTTAGTTtgtgttccccccccccccccccccccatatctgCTGTTTTATAATCTATCAGGCTATGCAAGTCCACATGGGGGCACTGCTCCATCTACAACAAGAGACTACCCGCTGGCTTCTCATATCGAAGACTCTACCTTCAGCTAGATGAAGGCTGCTTGACATTCAATGCTAACCCACAGGAGGTTCGCCATGCACAGACATCCCATACCTCAGCTCCTGTAGACGTCCTGCTATAGCTACTTGTATTTTCTTCAACTTCTCCTCTTTGTGTCCTCATATAGGGTATCAGCTATTTTATGTCTAAAGGAATACTAGTGGATCATCCCACAGAGCTGGCCAAATTCATTTTCTACACCAGACGGCTCAACTGGAAAATGCTGCGGATTTACCTGGATGAGAGGTTAACACATGAACACAAACACTCGCAAGCTTTCTTATATTCCTTCACATAGTTCAGATCCGTTTGCAGAAATTATGAATGAACCTGTATTACGTTCTCACTGTATGAAAACCTCCACGGTATTTacacaaggaaaacaaaattaattgtgCAACAAGATCtaattgtatttaaaataggaaagaaGCAATAACTCTTACTGAGAATCTCATGATTATTACATATACAATTACTGATAACTGATTATTTCAATGTTGATacctgaacaaaacaaaaatcttgagtaaatatttgaaaaatttagTAGCAGTTTTTAACGACATATTAGGATTAATATTTTACCTTTCTGTCATTCTATTCGTTATAAAGTAATACAAGTGTACTAAGCTGAtattagctggttaattagttgGGTCATCTGTTGCTACAGAAGCTGCTTAACAGAAATTTCCCTTATAGCTCAacatctgtttttattgctggAATGCTGTTGTTAGAATGATAGGTGGTACTCTTTTAGTTTCAACActggattagttttttttttttttttgtcccgaCGGCTGGATTTTCATCCTTGTTTCAGCCAACTGACTGGATCTGTGCAGCAATAGGCGGGGAGGCATGCAGCGGTGAATTACTCTGTGTGTGTCCAGTAAAGCCAGAGAATCAAACACATTCTCTGACATCTCGTTAAGAGGAATTTAACTGCTGGAAAGTTCTGATGGACAGTTTGACCAGTAACCATCTCATACCTTTCAGAAATAGGCCGTTATGTTTTTACTGTCGAATGTAGGAAGTTTCATTGAATTGAAACAGTGgtttatctgaaataaacaGTATTTACTATCACTTGTAGGCCCATGGGTTCGGGATTTCTACTTGACCCTATCACAccaaaatacattcatttccagctactttgtttgtttgtttttttaccatattATGTGCCAGATATTTACAATGCAGTTATCTATTTGCACTATAATTGGAATTGACATGACTCTTCCTGCCTTTTTGGAACGCTGACCCTAATCCTTAGAATCCATAATCCAAtatcaatttattttaagtgtcTGGAGTCCTGCAGTTGTTTCTTCATGCTGCATACTAATTTTAGAGTATGCAGCACGAAGCCAATATCTTTATGTCTCATGGTTTTTTCAAAgcataatattttaatttccaattaattaattaattaattgatacATTTAGAtctccagataaaaaaaataattccaaccaaaaaggaataggctgatgcttatatattatatattagcTAATCCTTATTAAAACCCTTTTAACTAATACTGAATCAGCTGATCTTACCATACAGtcaaaagggaagaaaaagaaaagagagaaaacagaaaaacattttcaccatATCTACATATTCAAACAAGACATAACTTTTCATTCTCCAAACATTGATAGTCAGTCAGAGTTTTACTCTAGTAGTTTTTGTAAACACATTGTTTATGTTCATCGCTGAGTTATTTCTATGGCTTTACACACACAACTGAAACACATCTAAACTTCACATTAGgttttaatttgacattttctaaaataaatagaCCTCTGAGATTGtaagaaatttaaagaaaatctttatAGTAGtaggaatatttttattttaaccctaTGAAGAATTTGTAATATCCCTTAATTataaggttttattttgaataaataaataagaggttCACAATATCCAACTTTATTAACTATCCTTATAGcccttttttgtaatttaaatggAGAATCTATGGCGGCTTTACCTGCATTCCCCCAAATTTCTGAATAGTATGAAAGATAGGGTATAACCAGAGAACTATATATcaaatacaatgttttttttttaaatataatacgtttcttgttttatataaaattgCTATCGACTTTGACCTGTCCATCCTGTATGCTTCACATATTCAGTGTGAGGTTTTCAACTAAGTTTATCATCCACGGTTACACCTAGAAatttagttttgaaaaaaaCGTTCAATTTCCACTCcgtttaaatgtaattttgcattacaatttttttcagcaccctgcaaagataaataattgacttttaattttgtttaatgataGCTTATTATAATCAAACCACTTCttgataaaatttaattgatacTATTTGCAATACTTTTCCAAGTCTTTACCAgtacatataataataataataataataataataataataataataataaatgtattattttgactgttttttctTGAGTTAGAGAGATTTTGTGCTCAGTGTTTTCCTGAGCACCTATTTTACCTCCTAACATACAAcgttaatgaaaaacaaaaagcagccaCATTTACAGCAGTTGATCAGTATTCATTGGAGTATTCCTTTGTCTGTGCAGGCGGGACGTCTTGGACGAGTTGGTGACCCTCCATAACTTCAGCAACCAGTTCCTCCCTAATGCTCTGAGGGAGTTTTTCCGACACATCCATGCACCCGAGGAGAGAGGAGAGTATCTGGAAACGCTCATCACCAAGTTCAGCCACAGGTTTTGTGCCTGTAACCCTGGTCTGGTCCGTGACCTTGGCCTTAGCCCTGGTAGGAACTTTCACACAGTTGTGCTGTGTACTTATTTAGGAAATGAGTTTTTGTGAAATTGTTGATTCATCAATAATTTATTAGATTTCTTGCCTCCAGGAACATTTGactaattattattaaacagCTCTCAGAAGTTTTATCCAGCT
It encodes:
- the fbxo8 gene encoding F-box only protein 8 isoform X2, encoding MGQALWRLPPRQQQQLQEELADHLAESGGGKRDPGRDGGGAQRRAPQHCYSPDIYHLLKTRRGKEQHGFIDLEMLPPELGITILSYLNATDLCLAGCVWQDLGHDEYLWQGLCKSTWGHCSIYNKRLPAGFSYRRLYLQLDEGCLTFNANPQEGISYFMSKGILVDHPTELAKFIFYTRRLNWKMLRIYLDERRDVLDELVTLHNFSNQFLPNALREFFRHIHAPEERGEYLETLITKFSHRFCACNPGLVRDLGLSPDAVYVLCYSLILLSIDLTSPHVKNKMSKREFIRNTRRAAHNVSEDFVGHLYDNIYLIGHVAA
- the fbxo8 gene encoding F-box only protein 8 isoform X1, with the translated sequence MGQALWRLPPRQQQQLQEELADHLAESGGGKRDPVVISFLPVLGRDGGGAQRRAPQHCYSPDIYHLLKTRRGKEQHGFIDLEMLPPELGITILSYLNATDLCLAGCVWQDLGHDEYLWQGLCKSTWGHCSIYNKRLPAGFSYRRLYLQLDEGCLTFNANPQEGISYFMSKGILVDHPTELAKFIFYTRRLNWKMLRIYLDERRDVLDELVTLHNFSNQFLPNALREFFRHIHAPEERGEYLETLITKFSHRFCACNPGLVRDLGLSPDAVYVLCYSLILLSIDLTSPHVKNKMSKREFIRNTRRAAHNVSEDFVGHLYDNIYLIGHVAA